The Labrus bergylta chromosome 23, fLabBer1.1, whole genome shotgun sequence genome includes the window CCTCCATCGGGGGCTACACTTTCACCCAGATCCTCACACACATGGCTCGGGAACCGGAAAAACACGCAGGCCTGACCCAGAGGGTGATTGGGCACATCTATGACAGCCTGGTGGTTGGTACTCTAGAGCACATGGCGATAGGTGAGTGACAGTGATCCAGCTCAGGTTACTTTTGTTTGTGGTGTTAGTGTCTGTGTCGGATCTTTAAATAAGTCATTAGTCAGCTGACCCAGTGCTCCAGTTTGTCAGGAGTCCAGAGAGTCCAGCCTGTTTAAAACTTAGGACAGAGATTGCAGCTTGTAATTTCATCAGTAAAAATAAAGGGGAAAGATGTTTTCATATAGGTTGCTCTTTATTATTGTTTGAATTGATAATTTAGTCTAAAGGTTTgccaattaaaaaaattaaaccaaaataaatctttaaaaaaaaaaataaaaaaaattaaacaactattctttgaacttttttatttaatcatatATTTCCTTTCAAGAGCTGAAGAAGGAAAGCCAAATAACTCCAAAGTCACTAGTTACCCAGTTATAGTTGTCAGTTATTTATGGCCACAATTACAACTAAAAGTGAATTCTGCATTCTTTTTCTGAAGCAAATTTGGCCACATGTTCACAATAATGAGGACTTATTTTGTGTACAGGGTTAATGAActtgctgtaaaataaatgttggtCTATTCTGCTCTGTATACACTTGTGTACTTTTGAAAAACACACTCCTTTGAGTTGGCTACATTTTATGATctatttcttgttttatttttgtattcctGCTTTTTCGctgaaaagtaattaatatgttaaaaatgtgaaaacaggggcgctggtggcacagtgattagtgcgcgccccatgtgtggaggctgtggtcctcaaagcgggcggcccaggtttgaatcccacctgtggctcctttcccttaTGTCATTTCCATCTCtgtctactgtcctatctctccattaaaggcacaaaatgtccaaaaataaatcttaaaaaaatatgaaaacaaatacaggccaaattaaagtcaaacaaataaatagacTCACTACTTGATGTTTTCATTCTAAGCAATGTCAAGATTTTATTTCCAAAGAATGAGCATGACTGACCcataaattaaaagaaaagaacagaagtAGGATTTGCAAAAACAATGGATGAAGTTTGGGTAGAATGGGAGATTCTTAACTGTGAAGTAATGATGTTGTGTCTTATTATCATTCAGGTCTTGGAAAAACTCTGGTCCCACGTTTAGAGAGCCTCGTCAGAAATGCGGCCATGTTCTACTTTTGGCTCTTCAAAAGCCACACGGCAGACTTCTATAACAGCAGCATCCAGGTTTTCCGCAACAGCCCAATCACCGCCCcagctctcttcttcttcagcgaGAACGACGCCCTGTGCAACCCGCTCGCCGTGGAAAACTGTATCGACCTCTGGAGGAAGAGGGGCGTGACCGTGGAAAGCCGCAAGTGGAAGGAGTCGATACACGCGGCCCACATGCGATGCCACCCTGAAGACTACGTGTCTACTCTACAGGAATACTTGAAGTCACTGCACGCTTCCTCCCTCAAAGCAAAAATGTAAACGTCGGGGTAGAAAATCCTACCTGGACCGAATATTTAAACTGTAAGATGCTTTTATGCTCTTTGAACTTGCAACTTTGGAATGAATAACAGTGTAATTTAACCACGATGATCTCTCTTAGGGActcttatttgtttgtttgtttgatattAACCAATATAACATAACTTacattatgtatttattcaatTACTGTTTGGGTCCTATTCTGTGATGCTTGTTTGCACAGGGATTGCTTCCTAATGAACTGATTTGCACTAGTTAGTTAAAAATATGCAGAATAAAACTTGCTTTTTATGACATTGTTCCATTATTTTTTTTCGCTCTGTTTTCTTACGatgaaaatcacaaaatgaTTGAAATCATAGGGGATGTTTTCATATTTGAGCAGTGGGGGTTTGTTTCTCGCTGAGGGTGAACatgttgggggaggggggggtgttttAATCAGGCATAATATGGGGCACCTAATGGCTGTTGCTTCCTAAAGCAGGACGTTAACATGCAGGACACAGAAACAAAGGTGAGTGACGGGGTCAGGACAGGTAAATGCTAAATCCTGCACTCAATACGTTCACTTATGTGGTGGGAAAACGAGGCAGCACTCGATTGCTTTGACGCATTTATGTAGTTGTAAGCTCACAGTTTAGAGACGTGTCTTTTAGCAGCCTAAAGAATGGCGCCACCTGCTGGCTAAATAAGTAGTTTCACCTCACAGTCCTCTGGATCCAACCTGTAACTTTCCCCCTCTGATGTACTGCTTTCTGCTGGGTGTATTTTGTTAAATGAAACGTGTATTGCAAAACCTGATTGCATTTAAAAGGACAATAGACCTTTGtgtacagaaataacattttatttaagacGTTTGATAAACAATGGGGTAAAGATgtattaaaagagaaaaagctaTAAAAACCCACAATGAGAGGTTTCTCCAAGCCCTTGggtaaattaaaatgttattttaaatatgaacaaaTATATTTAGTTTCAGCTGGTTAATTAGGCTACGACTCCCTAtctttaagaacaatttattgttttctgtgtgaGGAAGCACTTTCAGGCTATTTTAATCTACATaagaagttatttattttttattttttatagtgtAATGGTCAACTTAATGTATTtagttttattgatttaaacaaaaataatcaaatttaGTTTCTAAATTTAGAAAGGGAACTAGCTAACACGgcttgaaaaattaaatgatttttgGTTAAGATTGGCGGAGTGATATTTTTACGCTGCGTTAATTTGCTCTACGGTGAAAACAGATATTGAAGTTGCGGCGGTGTTGGGACTTTGAAAACTTTATTAAAGCTGAAGTTTAATAATGCCAACATTTAATTGCAAACACATAAAATGACCGTAGATATGTTAAATACATGTTCAGTGACGAGCTAAGTTTATGCATTTCAACAACATCTCGGTTGTTATTATTCTATTGAATTTATTTACGGCATCACACTGCCGTGACACTTTAAATTTGGACTTttccagtttgttgttttgcGAATCTTGTTTTATCTCTGAAAAgcaaaactttattttgaatctgtcaaagttcaaaatgtgtttacttGAGTGAAGTTAAAGACCGCAATAAAGTGAAATGATTCTGTATTATTCAACATTCTTAAATTTATAATTATTGATTGAGAAGATTGtcctttaaacatgtattttgaaTGAACTAGTTTATTTTCCTCAAGGTTTGTAATATTAAAGGTTGATTCAACTTTAATacatgagatttttttttgtctaatagACTAATGTTCAGATCATTTTGCAAAGAGGCCTTGAATGTAAGAaagtttttttcaaaaagaaaaattgtACATGCAATAAATATTAATTCAAATCTTTAATGcagtttaataaaacatttccgTTTTTAGCTTAAATGGTCCACATCATTTTTTCTATCAGCTTAATGTTTCTGCTCAACATAAAGACTCCCGACACTTTTGCACCATTACTATTATACATCGATTAGATACTTTTCCAGATGGCAGAATACTGATTTTACAACATCATAATCATTTGTAATATTTCAAACCATACTTTAAGAAATGAAAGTACCAAAATCTACTCACTTACATAGCAAATGAGATATACTGTAAGTCAACCCACATAATTAATCACTGCTACACTTGAAATACTTTTCAGAGCTctgcaaaaatatttatcaaaacaaaactacatGTAACTTTCATttcatgcaaaaaataaaaaagcctttACATGTTTTTTGGTATTTATACTAAGATTTGGTGTCTCTGTGCATTAGGTGTGGATTTTTCAGCAGACCTTGAGTTTGTCCTTGTGGAGAAGTAACGTGTCCAGATAGCACTGCACCTTCATCAGAGTCATGGATATTTGACTGTCCGGGAACAAATGTACCGTGGCTGTTCCTCGAGGTCTGGCCTGGATGGGACAGCCCATCGTCTGAGCGAAGTACCTCACCAGTCCCTCCAAACTGGAGACGTCGGCCTGAATCTGACTGAGCAGCTCTGTGAAGAGGTTCTGCAGCTCAATGGTCAAAAGACCGAGGTCACGGCTGATGCTTGTTAGTCCATCAATGGAAGGAGTTCGGACTTCTATATGTGTAGCCACCGGCAACTAAGGACAAGAAGAAGTGAGTATGTATCAGTTTGTGTCTGAAACTAAATAATgatatatttctttattgtacactattacattttctttaaaacacactATGCCATACTCATACATTTGTCCGTAGTTCTTTAATGTGCACCAG containing:
- the lepb gene encoding leptin b produces the protein MHIVWALLLLTLESAPGCSCLPTNGNSIQNTVDSLIYIAQTTLVHIKELRTNLPVATHIEVRTPSIDGLTSISRDLGLLTIELQNLFTELLSQIQADVSSLEGLVRYFAQTMGCPIQARPRGTATVHLFPDSQISMTLMKVQCYLDTLLLHKDKLKVC